A window of Aliarcobacter trophiarum LMG 25534 contains these coding sequences:
- the infC gene encoding translation initiation factor IF-3, translating into MSKDRRKDDVIMNEDIRAKEVRCTSDSGENYGIIPLAQALALADEAGLDLVLIAADANPPVAKIMDYSKFKYQQEKKKKEAKKNQKIVVVKEIKLSVKIAENDINYKVKHAIEFLEEGNHVKFRVFLKGREMANPEAGVEVLRRVWAMIENLAVMDKEPKLEGRYVNLLVTPKKD; encoded by the coding sequence TTGAGTAAAGATAGAAGAAAAGATGATGTTATAATGAATGAAGATATCAGAGCAAAAGAGGTTAGGTGTACTAGTGATAGTGGAGAAAATTATGGGATTATTCCACTAGCACAAGCTTTGGCTCTTGCTGATGAAGCTGGATTAGATTTAGTTTTGATAGCTGCAGATGCGAATCCTCCTGTTGCGAAGATTATGGATTATAGTAAATTTAAATATCAACAAGAAAAAAAGAAAAAAGAAGCAAAGAAAAATCAAAAAATAGTAGTTGTTAAAGAGATTAAATTATCTGTAAAAATTGCTGAAAATGATATTAACTATAAAGTAAAACATGCGATAGAGTTTTTAGAAGAAGGTAACCATGTTAAATTTAGAGTTTTTCTAAAAGGTAGAGAGATGGCTAATCCTGAAGCTGGTGTTGAGGTTCTAAGAAGAGTTTGGGCTATGATTGAAAATCTTGCAGTTATGGATAAAGAACCAAAACTTGAAGGAAGATATGTAAATCTTCTTGTAACTCCTAAAAAAGATTAA